The following is a genomic window from Moorella sp. Hama-1.
TAAGCAGAGGCAATGCCGGTGACCAGGTTGGTAGCCCCCGGCCCCGAGGTAGCCAGGCAGACCCCCGTCTTACCGCTGGTCCGGGCGTAACCGCTGGCGGCATGGACGGCGTTCTGCTCCTGGCGGACCAGGACGTGACGGATAGGCGTCCGGGCCAGTTCGTCGTAGAGGGGCAGTACCGCGCCGCCGGGATAACCGAAGACCAGCTCCACCCCTTCGGCCAGGAGGACCTCCATGACGGCCCGGGCCCCGGTGCGCTCCTTACTCCCCAGTGTCATTGCCGCTGGCCTCCATTCCCCTGGTCTTCGCCCCCCGGAGCATGGCGATCTTACCTGTCCGCACTACCTCCCGGATGCCGAAAGGTCGCAGGGAATTCTCGATGGCGTCGATCTTATCGGCATCGCCGGTAGCTTCAATAATCAAGCTGTTACGGGCGATATCGACAATCCGCGCCCGGAAGATATCGACAATCTGCATGATCTCCCCCCGCACGGCGGGTTCGGCGTTGACTTTGATGAGGATTAACTCCCGCCCCACGTAGGGATCATCGGTAATATCGCTGATTTTAATCACATCAATAAGTTTATTGAGCTGTTTGCCGACCTGTTCGATGATCTGCTCGTCGCCGTCGACGACGATGGTCATGCGGGAAATA
Proteins encoded in this region:
- the ilvN gene encoding acetolactate synthase small subunit, with the translated sequence MKRTLSVLVENRPGVLTRVAGLFSRRGYNIDSLAVGRTENPSISRMTIVVDGDEQIIEQVGKQLNKLIDVIKISDITDDPYVGRELILIKVNAEPAVRGEIMQIVDIFRARIVDIARNSLIIEATGDADKIDAIENSLRPFGIREVVRTGKIAMLRGAKTRGMEASGNDTGE